The sequence ACCCCAGTAGCGATAAGGCGAATACCAGCTGTAGTAGCCGTAGTAGCCATAATATGGCCAACCCCATGTGCTCCAATATGGATCGTACCAGCCGTAGTAGTAAGGATCCCACCAGCTCAGGTAGTATGGATTGTTCCACATTACGCTGCTATACCATGAACCATAGTACCAGGGATCGTACCAGCCGTAACGACTGTAGTACCAAGGTGAGTGCCAACCCCAAGTGCTTGAACCAGCACGATAACCAGCCCAGAAAGCAGCATTGCTGCTCACGTCGTAGTCATCAAAGCGAACCATGTTCTTGGTCAGGGCAAAATCCTCAGCCTCTAGCGTGTCGGCAGGATAAACACCCTTTCCATCAGTAAAGTCGATTACATCTAACTTGGTAGTATCACCGTCAATCACCTCGTAGCTGCTCTTGGCTTTTGACTGCGGAGCCACCACGGGGGCGATATCCTTCACATGCTCTACCTGTGCCTTCTTCTTTGGTACGAAGTAGAGGTCGTCGTCCTGAGCCATCATCGAGAGAGGCATGGCTCCGATCAGCATTGAAATTAGTAACAGTTTCTTCATTTTCTTCTAAGTTTAATGATTCACGTTGCAAAAATACAACGAATTTTGGTGCAAAAATAGGGAAAAACCCTAACTTATGATAGGATTTTCCCTAATTTTTGTAATTTTGCCTCAAAAATTAACGATTATATGAAGTATTTTGAGGTAGAATTCACCATTTCACCCTATTCGGCCGATGCTGCCGACCTGTTTGCATCGCTTGCTGGCGAGGCTGGTTTCGAAACTTTCGAGGAAACCGAAACAGGCTTGAAGGGTTATGTGCAGCAGTCGCTCTTCGATGAAGATGCACTGCGCGAGTGTATCGAGGATTTCCCTTTCGAGGGTACCTCTATTATATATAATGTACGCGAGGCCGAGGATCGCGACTGGAATGAGCAATGGGAACAGGAGGGTTTTGAGCCCATCGTGATTGCCGACCAACTGGTGATTCACGACGGTCGCCATCTGCCCGAGGTGGATAGTAAGGTACAGATCGAAATCGATGCCAAGCTGGCCTTTGGTACCGGTACCCACGAAACCACACGTATGATTTGTACCCAGCTGCTGAAGTTGGCCAAAGGTCGCGTGCTGGATTGCGGCACAGGTACGGGTATCCTTTCTATCTGCGCCCTGAAATTGGGTGCAACCGAGGCTGTAGGTTACGATATCGACGAATGGAGCGTAGATAATGCCCGCCATAACGCCGTGATTAATCGTGTTGACGATCGATTCACTTCGCTTTTGGGCGACGCTAAAATACTCGAAAATATCGACGAAAAATTCGATATTGTGCTGGCTAACATCAACAGAAATATCCTTTTGGCCGACATGCCGATGTTTGTTAGCAAGATGCACGAGGACTCGCTGCTTATCCTAAGTGGCTTCTACTCAGACGATTGCGAAATTCTGATAGAAAAAGCCCATTCCATCGGACTAAAGTTGGTATCGAAGACTACCGACCATGATTGGGCTTGCCTAGTACTGAAGCATTAATATGCAGATAATATAAATATTGTTAAGAATACACCGAAACATTTGGTGATTACATTTTTAATCAGTACCTTTGCACTCGATTTTAATGGTTAAGGTTTATGGTTGATTAATTTAGTTTTTTAACGAAAGAGGCTAGCAGTGAATGCTCGCCTCTTTTTGTTTTATAAAAAATCGCAGAAAAACGCATTTTCGTTTGGCGGTTAGCAAAATTTGCCTTATCTTTGTCGCCGATAATTCATTTATCAACTATTTTGTACAACCAATTAAAACTTTTCAGAAATGAAGAAACTAACAATGATGATTGCTGCCCTTGCAATGGCTATGACTATGCAGGCACAAACCAAGTTCCACGACGTTGAAGCTAACGAGGCTAAGGGCGCCGTTAAATCAATCAGCATGACCGTGATGGGTATGCCACGTAACACCACCTTTACCGAGGACGGTAAGATGCAGCAGGACGGTCTGACCGATGCCAAGTACGACGAGAATGGTTACATTCAGAGCGCCAAGATGAGCATGCAGGGCCAGGAGGCTGAGGTTAAGTTCACCTGGGAGAATGGCAAGCTTGTCAGCCAGACCACAAACGTTATGGGTCAGGAGATTAAACAGGTCTTAGTTTACGACGAGAACGGACTGGTAAAGGCTCAGAAGATGAACATGATGGGTCAGGATGTTGAGGTACCCCTCACCGACTATAAGTTCGACGATAAAGGTAACTGGATTAGCCGCAAAATGAGTATGATGGGACAGGAAATGGAAATGACCCGTACCATTACTTATTACGAGTAAAACGCATAAACATTTAGTTTATATCTAAAGGGCTCACTTTTTAATAAGTTGGGCCCTTTTTTTAACACTTTACAAGACGCTGTTTTTGGAAGTTTAAAATAAACTTCGTATCTTTGCAAGCGATTTTATGCAATCTTCAAAATAAAAACCAATACGAATATGAAAAAAGAACTGAAAAAGGTGCTGGTTCTCGGATCAGGTGCCCTGAAAATCGGACAAGCAGGAGAGTTTGACTATTCAGGCTCTCAGGCCCTAAAGGCACTTCGCGAGGAAGGTATCAAGAGTGTACTCGTAAACCCTAACATCGCAACCATCCAGACCAGCGAGGGTATTGCAGACAAGGTGTATTTCCAACCGGTAAATACACACTTCGTAACTGAGATTATCAAGAAGGAGCGCCCCGACGGCATCCTCTTGGCATTTGGTGGACAGACCGCGCTTAACTGCGGTACTGAGCTTTACTTGAACGGAACTCTGAAAGAGTATGGTGTTGAGGTACTTGGTACAAGTGTAGAAGCCATTATGAACACCGAAGACCGCGACCTGTTTGTAAAGAAACTGGGCGAGGTTGATCTGAAGGTTCCTGTAAGCCACGCTGTAGAGTCGATGGAAGATGCCCTGAAGGCAGCTCACGAGATTGGATTCCCCATCATGATCCGTTCGGCTTATGCACTGGGTGGTCTGGGTTCAGGTATCTGTCCCGATGAGAAGAAGTTCATTGAGTTGGCCGAGTCGGCCTTTACTTTCGCTCCACAGATTCTGGTTGAAGAGAGTCTGAAGGGCTGGAAAGAAATCGAGTTTGAGTGCATCCGCGATGCTAACGACCGTTGCTTTACCGTTGCCTCGATGGAGAATTTCGACCCACTGGGTATCCATACTGGCGAATCCATCGTAGTTGCGCCTACTTGCTCGCTGCGCGAGGAGCAGGTTAAAATGCTGCAGGAAATCACTATTAAGTGTGTAAAGCACCTGGGCATTGTAGGTGAGTGCAATATTCAGTTCGCATTCAACGCTGAGACCAACGACTACCGTATCATCGAAATCAACGCGCGCTTGAGCCGTTCTTCGGCTTTGGCATCTAAGGCTACTGGCTATCCCCTCGCCTTCGTTGCTGCCAAGATTGCACTTGGATATACACTCGATCAAATCGGCGAAATGGGCACTACATCAAGTGCTTATGTAGCACCAAGTCTCGACTATATGATCTGTAAGATTCCTCGTTGGGACCTGACAAAGTTTGCTGGTGTGAGCCGTCAGATTGGTTCGTCGATGAAATCGGTTGGTGAGATTATGAGTATCGGTCGCAGCTTCGAGGAGATGATTCAGAAGGGCTTGCGTATGATTGGTCAGGGCATGCACGGTTTCGTGGGCAACGACCACACCAAGTTTGATAACCTCGACGAGGAGTTGGCTAACCCAACCGAC is a genomic window of Xylanibacter ruminicola 23 containing:
- the prmA gene encoding 50S ribosomal protein L11 methyltransferase translates to MKYFEVEFTISPYSADAADLFASLAGEAGFETFEETETGLKGYVQQSLFDEDALRECIEDFPFEGTSIIYNVREAEDRDWNEQWEQEGFEPIVIADQLVIHDGRHLPEVDSKVQIEIDAKLAFGTGTHETTRMICTQLLKLAKGRVLDCGTGTGILSICALKLGATEAVGYDIDEWSVDNARHNAVINRVDDRFTSLLGDAKILENIDEKFDIVLANINRNILLADMPMFVSKMHEDSLLILSGFYSDDCEILIEKAHSIGLKLVSKTTDHDWACLVLKH